The following are encoded together in the Pedobacter steynii genome:
- a CDS encoding ROK family protein, with product MPEEQKNKNILSIDIGGTSIKACILDPKGELLSEFKKLPTPKDSNPEQVIKSIRELVATLDLPFEKISIGFPGYVKCGVVQTAPNLAKNKWTNVDLAQQISDAFGKPVRLINDADQQALGIVSGKGFEIVFTVGTGFGTALVFDGDLLPHLELAHLPITKTKDYDDYLGNKAFEKHGKKEWNERLKRVIEIYKTVFNYDTLYIGGGNSKEINFPLDHNIKLVSNKDGIKGGAKLWDMEEKFHVFTTHPKK from the coding sequence ATGCCTGAAGAACAGAAAAACAAGAATATTTTATCCATCGATATTGGTGGAACAAGCATCAAAGCATGTATTTTAGACCCTAAGGGTGAACTGCTTTCCGAATTTAAAAAACTTCCCACTCCCAAAGACTCCAACCCGGAGCAGGTGATCAAATCGATCAGGGAACTGGTGGCGACACTGGATCTTCCTTTCGAAAAAATTTCTATTGGTTTTCCTGGTTATGTAAAATGTGGCGTGGTACAAACCGCACCAAACCTGGCTAAAAACAAATGGACCAATGTGGATCTTGCACAACAAATCAGTGATGCATTTGGAAAACCTGTCCGCCTGATTAACGATGCAGATCAACAGGCACTGGGTATTGTATCCGGTAAAGGTTTTGAAATTGTATTTACCGTAGGCACCGGTTTCGGCACAGCCCTGGTATTTGACGGAGACCTGCTTCCACATCTGGAACTGGCACATCTTCCAATTACCAAGACCAAGGATTACGATGATTATCTCGGCAATAAGGCTTTTGAGAAACACGGAAAGAAAGAATGGAATGAGCGTCTGAAACGCGTGATTGAAATCTACAAAACAGTATTTAACTACGACACCCTATATATCGGTGGTGGCAACTCCAAGGAGATTAATTTTCCATTAGACCATAACATCAAACTTGTATCCAACAAAGATGGAATCAAGGGTGGTGCAAAATTATGGGATATGGAAGAGAAGTTTCACGTATTCACCACACACCCTAAAAAATAA
- a CDS encoding gliding motility-associated C-terminal domain-containing protein → MSNRKISFVSGMLLLSATACFAQSSGSTSTNIPNGSSLKLRANSVYAVSYQWIKDGVTIPSATQQEYVALLPGTYTVISFNTEGCASDISAPLILTSDPGPSVTADVMIKKQSELKGVSINNTFEYTIQVKNNGAGAANLIKVHDVLPNELILEELGRPTLGFANYNQGSKTILWEIVRLENGATADLKIKVKALNSGMISNTATVTATEQDPNPDNNTSTDLKSVANITIPNVFTPNGDGMNDTFVIPGLEFFEANELTIFNRWGSTVYDKKGYKNDWDGSQLNEGTYFYLLKIKSASNKWEVYKGFITIIRGK, encoded by the coding sequence GTGTCGAACAGAAAAATAAGTTTTGTGTCAGGTATGCTGTTGCTTAGTGCAACGGCATGCTTTGCGCAATCTTCTGGTTCTACTTCGACGAATATTCCAAATGGATCTTCTCTGAAGCTACGGGCCAATTCTGTTTATGCCGTATCCTATCAATGGATCAAAGACGGTGTAACGATTCCGAGTGCTACTCAACAGGAATATGTTGCATTACTACCCGGCACTTATACCGTAATTTCATTCAATACGGAAGGCTGTGCCTCCGATATCTCAGCACCGCTGATTTTAACCTCCGACCCCGGCCCTTCCGTTACAGCGGATGTAATGATCAAAAAGCAATCAGAACTCAAAGGGGTCAGCATCAACAATACTTTTGAATACACCATTCAGGTGAAAAATAATGGCGCAGGTGCAGCAAACCTGATCAAAGTACATGATGTGCTGCCTAATGAATTAATTCTGGAAGAACTTGGAAGGCCAACATTGGGTTTTGCAAATTACAACCAGGGTAGCAAAACCATCCTCTGGGAAATTGTCAGGTTGGAAAACGGAGCAACTGCGGACCTTAAAATAAAGGTGAAGGCTCTAAATTCCGGAATGATCAGCAATACCGCCACAGTAACGGCCACTGAACAGGATCCCAACCCGGATAACAATACCTCCACAGACCTTAAATCAGTGGCAAACATTACGATTCCCAATGTATTTACCCCCAATGGAGATGGTATGAACGACACTTTTGTTATCCCGGGACTGGAATTTTTTGAGGCCAATGAACTCACTATATTTAATCGCTGGGGCTCTACTGTGTACGACAAAAAAGGATACAAAAATGATTGGGATGGATCCCAGTTAAATGAGGGTACCTACTTCTACCTATTGAAAATCAAATCAGCTTCCAACAAATGGGAGGTCTATAAAGGGTTCATTACCATTATCCGCGGAAAATAG
- a CDS encoding NAD(P)/FAD-dependent oxidoreductase yields the protein MEPKIDILITGGGLAGLTAAIHLLKSGFPVTLIEKNTYPHHKVCGEYISNEVLPYFEWLGIDIQDLQPNRIQNFQISTIKGDHVKASLPLGGFGISRYTLDAFLYKYAALNGCVFIHETVSDITFKEDEFQVSLSNKQVIPARIVIGAYGKRDALDQRLSRSFIQKKSPWLAIKGHYEGSFPDGLVALHTFEGGYCGVSKIEDNRINICYLVNYASFKSYKSIPEHRMQVLYKNEHLRKIFENSTMIFDQSMVIGQISFERKKAVDQHILMIGDTAGLIHPLCGNGMAMAVLSAKICVESIISYLDGTISSRQELEIHYQNLWNKHFNRRLITGKIIAGILRKKQLSSRFLRILMRFPSLLPLLIKQTHGKPIMNK from the coding sequence ATGGAACCTAAGATTGATATACTCATTACAGGAGGTGGACTGGCGGGATTAACCGCAGCAATCCATCTCTTAAAATCAGGATTTCCAGTAACACTTATTGAAAAAAACACTTACCCTCATCATAAAGTATGTGGCGAATATATCTCGAATGAGGTTCTTCCCTACTTCGAATGGCTGGGTATAGACATTCAGGACCTTCAGCCCAACCGGATTCAAAATTTCCAGATCTCTACCATTAAAGGCGACCATGTAAAAGCAAGCCTTCCCCTGGGCGGCTTTGGAATCAGCAGATATACCCTTGATGCCTTTCTCTACAAATATGCAGCACTAAATGGTTGTGTCTTCATCCATGAAACGGTCTCCGACATTACTTTCAAGGAAGATGAATTTCAGGTAAGCCTTTCGAACAAGCAGGTGATTCCAGCCAGAATTGTAATCGGGGCCTATGGTAAAAGAGATGCGCTGGATCAGAGGTTATCCAGGAGCTTCATTCAAAAGAAGTCGCCATGGCTTGCCATAAAGGGGCACTATGAAGGTTCTTTTCCCGATGGGCTCGTCGCCCTCCATACTTTTGAGGGTGGATATTGTGGTGTTTCCAAAATTGAAGACAACCGGATCAACATCTGTTATCTGGTAAATTATGCCTCCTTCAAATCCTACAAAAGCATTCCAGAACACAGAATGCAGGTGCTTTACAAAAATGAGCACCTAAGGAAAATCTTCGAAAATTCAACAATGATTTTCGACCAATCGATGGTGATCGGACAGATTTCCTTTGAACGAAAAAAGGCTGTAGATCAACACATACTCATGATTGGAGATACCGCCGGATTGATCCACCCGCTCTGTGGAAATGGAATGGCAATGGCTGTACTTAGCGCTAAGATTTGTGTAGAGTCCATTATCTCCTATTTAGACGGAACAATTTCAAGTCGTCAGGAACTGGAAATACATTACCAGAATTTATGGAACAAACACTTTAACAGAAGGCTCATCACCGGAAAAATAATTGCCGGGATCCTGAGGAAGAAGCAACTCTCTTCCCGATTCTTACGTATCTTAATGAGGTTTCCATCCTTATTACCACTACTGATTAAACAAACCCATGGAAAACCTATAATGAATAAATGA
- the pgl gene encoding 6-phosphogluconolactonase, which produces MNLLIYKTQEELQEDLVDYIVAIANKAIEEQGCFNFVLTGGNSPKALYHSLATTYKNKIDWTKVYFFFGDERNVMPTHESYNGLMAKNAMLDLLEIPENQIFYVDTTLAPEKAAIEYTKAINAHFKGGDLSFDLILLGMGDDAHTASLFPGTTILNSKEVEVDSVFVEKLSTYRISFTAPLINKAKNIAFLVFGENKADAVKHVIEDKKKNTRLYPTQLIQPVDGSVTWFLDDAAAALLDS; this is translated from the coding sequence ATGAACTTATTGATATATAAAACCCAGGAAGAATTACAGGAAGATCTTGTCGATTATATTGTAGCGATCGCCAATAAAGCGATTGAAGAACAAGGTTGTTTCAATTTTGTACTTACCGGGGGGAACTCTCCAAAGGCATTGTACCATTCACTGGCGACCACCTATAAAAATAAAATCGACTGGACTAAAGTTTATTTCTTTTTTGGGGATGAGCGTAACGTAATGCCTACGCATGAAAGTTATAATGGTCTGATGGCAAAAAATGCTATGCTTGATCTGCTGGAAATTCCTGAAAATCAGATTTTCTATGTAGACACGACTCTGGCTCCTGAAAAAGCAGCTATTGAATACACCAAAGCGATCAATGCCCATTTCAAGGGTGGGGACCTGAGCTTTGACCTGATCCTTTTAGGGATGGGTGATGACGCACATACGGCCTCTCTGTTCCCTGGAACAACGATCCTGAACAGTAAAGAAGTAGAGGTTGACTCTGTATTTGTAGAAAAATTATCTACTTATCGCATCAGCTTCACCGCGCCATTGATCAATAAGGCAAAAAACATTGCATTTCTGGTTTTTGGAGAAAACAAAGCTGATGCAGTAAAACATGTGATCGAAGACAAGAAAAAGAATACCAGGTTATACCCTACCCAGCTGATTCAACCCGTTGACGGAAGTGTTACCTGGTTTCTGGACGATGCTGCTGCAGCCTTACTGGATAGCTAA
- the gndA gene encoding NADP-dependent phosphogluconate dehydrogenase: MNKYTLGMIGLGTMGRNLLLNMADNGFSVTGYDKSQDMLKKLEEDGKAHQLKGFAVLEDFVQSLELPRRIVLLVPAGPIVDSVIQELLPLLDKGDLIIDSGNSHFTDTTRRSLELAEQGIHFFGMGISGGEEGARFGPSMMPGGDKAAYNAVKPILEAVSAKVNGDPCVAYIGPGASGHFVKMVHNGIEYSMMQILAETYDLLKNSLGYNNEQIYAVFEKWNNGRLKSFLLEVTRDVFKVKDVKSGGYLIDVIKDQAKSKGTGKWTSQVSMDLQLPIPTINESVSARDLSKFKDLRVSLGAALPHPPVKIDDVEAFIVHLEQALYFAMITSYAQGLHLLNQASIEYKYELNLQEISQIWRGGCIIRAVLLEDIYQAYKKQPQLPHLYSDESIQQQLKDIIPGTRNVVVTAINHGIAVPCFASALTYYDSLRTANSPLNLTQAQRDFFGAHTFERTDSEGIFHADWNSNNS; encoded by the coding sequence ATGAACAAGTACACTTTAGGAATGATTGGCCTGGGCACAATGGGCCGCAATTTATTGCTTAACATGGCCGACAATGGCTTCTCAGTAACAGGTTATGATAAGAGTCAGGACATGTTAAAGAAGCTGGAGGAGGATGGTAAAGCACATCAATTGAAAGGTTTTGCGGTCCTTGAAGATTTCGTTCAAAGCCTGGAATTACCAAGAAGAATTGTTCTTCTGGTACCGGCAGGTCCCATTGTAGATAGTGTGATCCAGGAGCTTCTTCCTTTACTGGATAAAGGTGATCTGATCATTGACAGTGGAAACTCGCACTTTACGGATACCACCAGAAGGTCATTAGAACTGGCTGAACAGGGAATTCATTTCTTTGGAATGGGAATATCAGGTGGTGAAGAAGGTGCACGTTTTGGACCAAGCATGATGCCTGGCGGGGATAAAGCAGCTTACAATGCCGTAAAACCAATCCTTGAGGCGGTATCAGCAAAAGTAAATGGTGATCCATGTGTGGCATATATCGGTCCGGGAGCCTCCGGACACTTTGTGAAAATGGTACACAATGGTATTGAATACAGCATGATGCAAATCCTGGCTGAAACATATGACCTGTTAAAGAACAGCCTGGGTTACAACAATGAGCAGATCTATGCCGTATTCGAAAAATGGAACAATGGCCGTTTAAAATCCTTTTTATTAGAAGTAACCAGAGATGTTTTCAAGGTTAAAGATGTAAAATCCGGAGGTTACCTGATTGACGTGATCAAAGATCAGGCAAAATCAAAAGGTACAGGAAAATGGACTTCTCAGGTATCTATGGATCTTCAATTACCGATTCCTACCATCAACGAATCAGTAAGTGCACGTGATCTTTCCAAATTCAAAGATCTTCGGGTATCCCTTGGTGCAGCCTTGCCTCATCCTCCGGTTAAAATTGACGATGTAGAAGCTTTTATCGTTCATCTGGAGCAGGCTTTATATTTTGCGATGATCACTTCTTATGCTCAAGGTTTACACCTGTTGAACCAGGCTTCTATTGAATATAAATACGAACTGAACCTTCAGGAGATTTCCCAGATCTGGCGCGGAGGGTGTATCATCAGGGCGGTATTACTGGAAGATATTTATCAGGCTTATAAAAAACAACCTCAGCTGCCGCACCTTTATTCGGATGAAAGCATTCAGCAACAATTGAAAGATATCATACCGGGAACAAGAAATGTGGTAGTTACTGCAATTAACCATGGTATTGCCGTACCATGTTTTGCCTCTGCCCTTACCTATTATGATTCGTTAAGAACAGCAAATTCACCGCTTAACTTAACACAGGCACAGCGAGACTTTTTTGGCGCACATACTTTTGAACGTACAGATAGCGAAGGAATATTCCACGCGGACTGGAATTCAAACAATTCATAA
- a CDS encoding methyltransferase domain-containing protein, with protein sequence MMINTSRRSEATEIMDNFSMEGEILRDALDKIAGINRLLGGNKISIQGVNALLRSGKEREEIRILDVGCGNGDMLRTLADFAIKKQFKFHLTGIDANSFTIGYARQLSENYENIHFQCADIFEEIHSENNYDLILCTLTLHHFKDEEILKLISSFKEKSRLGIVINDLQRSAIPYYLFTALCFVFRLNKMSKQDGLVSILRGFKKADLQQYSKQLNLKNTTIRWKWAFRYLWIIPSI encoded by the coding sequence ATGATGATAAATACCTCCCGAAGAAGTGAAGCAACAGAAATCATGGATAATTTTTCCATGGAGGGGGAAATATTGAGAGATGCCCTCGACAAAATTGCAGGAATCAACCGGCTTTTAGGAGGAAATAAAATCAGTATTCAGGGAGTGAATGCTTTGCTTAGGAGCGGCAAAGAGAGAGAGGAAATCAGAATTCTTGACGTCGGCTGTGGCAATGGAGATATGTTGAGGACATTGGCAGATTTTGCGATTAAAAAACAATTCAAATTCCATCTCACTGGCATAGATGCAAATTCCTTTACCATTGGTTATGCCCGGCAATTGTCTGAAAATTATGAAAATATTCATTTTCAATGTGCCGATATATTTGAGGAGATCCATTCGGAAAATAATTACGATCTCATTCTCTGCACCCTCACCCTCCACCACTTTAAAGATGAAGAGATCTTAAAGCTTATCAGCAGTTTTAAAGAAAAATCAAGGCTGGGTATTGTAATTAATGATCTACAGCGCAGCGCCATTCCCTACTACCTGTTTACCGCGTTATGTTTTGTTTTCCGGCTCAATAAGATGTCGAAACAAGATGGACTGGTCTCCATTTTGAGAGGATTTAAGAAAGCTGACCTGCAGCAATACTCCAAACAATTAAATTTAAAAAATACCACCATCCGATGGAAATGGGCATTCCGCTACCTATGGATTATCCCTTCAATATGA
- a CDS encoding type IX secretion system membrane protein PorP/SprF has protein sequence MKKALLLFLLICIHQGLRAQQDSQFTQYLFNGLHINPAYAGTKGDYYIQSFYRSQWQGVTGAPKSFSIAADGSFYDGNVGLGLIVANDQIGAQTSLTAFANYAYHLRLNDEGNANLSFGLAAGMMQMGLNGRKLIEINPGDGAIMPYASQTKIYPDARFGIYYSSKKYFAGISATNLVARYMSDKNSNDFLVPVPEPHFYFSAGALFPLSDDIHIKPSILVKDDIKGPTSVDFNAFFLIKERVWIGSFYRGSYNIHNRNLQQNLPVNNSIGLITEIFATPDLRIGYSYDYSLGKLRGYGSGSHEISAGLYINKKDYKKTRLTRCYVF, from the coding sequence ATGAAAAAAGCTTTATTACTATTCCTTTTAATTTGCATCCATCAGGGACTTCGTGCCCAACAGGACAGCCAGTTCACCCAATACCTCTTCAATGGGCTCCATATTAATCCGGCATATGCAGGGACGAAAGGGGATTATTACATTCAGTCTTTTTATCGTTCTCAATGGCAGGGCGTAACAGGTGCACCAAAATCCTTTTCCATCGCAGCCGACGGATCCTTTTATGACGGTAATGTCGGACTTGGTTTAATTGTAGCCAATGATCAGATTGGTGCACAAACCAGTCTTACAGCCTTTGCAAATTATGCTTATCATTTAAGGTTAAATGATGAGGGAAATGCAAACCTCTCCTTTGGATTGGCCGCAGGTATGATGCAAATGGGCCTTAATGGAAGGAAGTTGATCGAAATAAACCCGGGAGATGGCGCCATCATGCCATACGCCTCACAAACCAAAATCTATCCGGATGCACGTTTCGGAATTTACTATTCCAGCAAGAAATATTTTGCGGGTATTTCGGCTACAAACCTGGTCGCCAGATATATGTCTGACAAAAACAGTAACGATTTTCTGGTACCAGTACCTGAACCTCATTTTTACTTCAGCGCAGGTGCATTGTTTCCGTTGAGTGATGACATCCACATCAAACCAAGTATTTTAGTTAAAGATGACATTAAAGGGCCAACCTCAGTTGATTTTAATGCCTTTTTTTTAATTAAGGAGCGCGTGTGGATCGGCAGCTTTTACAGAGGTTCTTACAACATACACAATCGCAACCTGCAGCAAAATCTGCCTGTTAACAATTCTATTGGTTTAATTACTGAAATATTTGCTACCCCGGATCTCAGAATCGGGTATTCTTACGACTATTCCCTTGGCAAACTCAGAGGTTATGGCAGTGGAAGTCATGAAATTTCTGCCGGACTGTATATCAATAAGAAAGATTATAAAAAAACCAGGCTCACCCGGTGTTATGTCTTTTAA
- a CDS encoding pirin family protein, protein MANTILHQANSRSLADHGWLKSYQTFSFGMNYDPERIQFGALRVLNDDIVDGGMGFGEHPHDNMEIISIALEGSLQHEDSMQNVAIIEPGEIQVMSAGTGIYHKEFNKDKNQPVKFLQIWLFPNRRNVSPRYQQERYDTLLKPNEFTQILSPDQEDSGVWIYQNAWFHIGKLEAGVKLTHRLKNKENGIYAFVIKGAVKVNDQQLEERDGYGLWETESIDIEAISATEVLLMEVPMNY, encoded by the coding sequence ATGGCAAACACGATATTACATCAGGCCAACAGCCGCAGCCTCGCCGATCATGGCTGGTTGAAAAGCTATCAGACATTTAGCTTCGGAATGAATTATGATCCTGAACGCATACAGTTTGGTGCGTTGAGGGTACTAAATGACGACATCGTAGATGGAGGAATGGGATTCGGTGAACATCCTCATGACAATATGGAAATCATCTCGATTGCATTGGAAGGATCTCTTCAACATGAAGACAGCATGCAAAATGTAGCCATTATTGAACCAGGAGAAATACAGGTCATGAGCGCCGGAACAGGCATCTACCATAAAGAATTTAATAAGGACAAAAACCAGCCAGTGAAATTCCTTCAGATCTGGTTGTTTCCTAACCGGCGCAACGTTAGCCCAAGGTATCAGCAGGAACGATATGACACTTTACTAAAGCCCAATGAGTTTACCCAGATCTTATCCCCCGATCAGGAGGACAGCGGAGTCTGGATTTATCAGAATGCCTGGTTTCACATCGGTAAACTTGAAGCAGGAGTTAAGCTGACCCATCGTTTAAAAAACAAAGAAAACGGCATTTATGCATTTGTGATTAAAGGTGCGGTAAAAGTAAATGATCAGCAACTGGAAGAACGGGATGGCTACGGATTATGGGAAACCGAATCAATTGATATTGAAGCGATCAGCGCGACAGAGGTTTTATTGATGGAAGTCCCTATGAACTATTAA
- a CDS encoding response regulator — translation MEKTEILVVCCHPEISATIIRLINKDEQMTGTAVVSPEAAVASFTSGSFDLVLIGAGLAPETEKQLETALKKLNPVIPVIYHFGGGSGLLYTEIKQALNKV, via the coding sequence ATGGAAAAGACAGAAATTTTAGTAGTCTGCTGTCATCCGGAAATTTCAGCAACCATCATCCGCCTGATCAATAAAGATGAACAAATGACTGGTACTGCTGTGGTTTCTCCGGAAGCCGCAGTAGCCAGCTTTACTTCCGGATCATTTGACCTTGTACTGATTGGCGCAGGTTTGGCCCCGGAAACTGAAAAGCAACTGGAAACAGCACTCAAAAAGTTAAACCCAGTCATTCCGGTCATTTATCATTTTGGCGGTGGAAGTGGGTTGTTGTATACAGAGATTAAACAAGCCTTGAATAAGGTCTGA
- a CDS encoding alpha/beta hydrolase, translated as MYTHHKNIITAGIPVESADKAIIFLHGRGATAVDIISLNDHFQVDDAALFAPQATNHSWYPYSFMAPENENQPALNSALELISELVADIVAKGIPLNKIFFAGFSQGACLTLEYISRNAAQYGGAIAFTGGLIGETINRANYSGDFMQTPVFISTGNPDPHVPVSRVEASSDILKEMNAEVQVKIYPGRAHTISREEIDLARKLVFHL; from the coding sequence ATGTATACACACCATAAAAACATCATCACGGCCGGAATTCCGGTAGAAAGTGCAGATAAAGCGATTATCTTTCTACATGGCCGTGGTGCTACGGCAGTCGATATCATTAGTCTGAACGATCATTTTCAGGTGGATGACGCTGCCTTATTTGCCCCGCAGGCAACCAACCATAGTTGGTATCCCTATAGCTTTATGGCGCCAGAGAATGAGAATCAACCGGCTTTAAACTCTGCACTGGAACTCATCTCGGAACTGGTGGCCGATATTGTTGCAAAGGGCATTCCATTAAATAAGATTTTTTTCGCCGGATTTTCCCAGGGCGCCTGTCTGACATTGGAATATATCAGCAGGAATGCTGCACAATATGGTGGTGCAATTGCATTTACCGGAGGCCTGATTGGAGAAACGATCAACAGGGCTAATTACAGCGGGGACTTCATGCAGACACCCGTATTCATCAGCACCGGAAATCCGGATCCTCATGTTCCGGTTTCCAGAGTTGAAGCGAGCAGCGATATCCTAAAAGAAATGAATGCAGAAGTACAGGTGAAAATTTACCCTGGAAGGGCGCACACCATTAGCAGGGAAGAAATTGATCTGGCCCGAAAACTGGTATTTCATCTTTAA
- the zwf gene encoding glucose-6-phosphate dehydrogenase: protein MKTSINLNPTIIVIFGGTGDLNLRKLAPALYNLHSDGFMPAKYAIIGTARKKLTDDDFRKTLMGGVNSFSRSGKVKEDKWNKFAENIHYSPVDVEAPETFGVLKTNIEKYQKEFGPDTQILYYLAVAPNLFPLIAKCLSEYNLAGEEDNCRIVIEKPFGRDLETARELNSILTSIFTEKQIYRIDHYLGKETVQNIMAFRFANSFLEPLWNRTYIDHVQISVTEQLGVGDRGGYYEGAGALRDMIQNHLLQLLCLIGMETPINFDADEIRNKKVDVLKAMRPFSPEDIRFSTVRGQYTKGWVEGKEVPGYRHENGVDPDSNTETFAAIKFFVDNWRWQGIPFYVRTGKRLFQTSSLITIQFKDVPHQVFPSGVTEHWQQNRLIISIQPEMSIRLQVQAKRPGLDMVLNPVDMVFDYKGTYTAQAPEAYETLLLDVMTGDQTQFMRADQVESAWELLMPIVNAWETKKSLSFPNYTADSWGPEDAEALIARDGFHWFTLPLNKD from the coding sequence ATGAAAACAAGCATCAACCTCAATCCAACCATAATCGTAATTTTTGGTGGTACCGGTGATTTAAATTTGCGCAAACTTGCGCCTGCACTTTACAATCTACATTCTGACGGCTTTATGCCGGCAAAATATGCGATCATTGGTACAGCCCGAAAGAAGCTTACTGATGATGATTTCAGAAAAACATTGATGGGAGGCGTAAACAGCTTCTCCAGATCTGGTAAGGTGAAGGAAGATAAGTGGAACAAATTTGCAGAAAATATTCATTACAGCCCGGTTGATGTAGAAGCTCCGGAAACTTTTGGAGTTTTAAAAACTAACATAGAGAAGTATCAGAAAGAATTTGGCCCGGATACACAGATCCTGTATTACCTTGCAGTAGCGCCAAATCTATTCCCTCTGATTGCCAAATGCCTGTCTGAATATAACCTTGCAGGGGAAGAAGACAATTGCAGAATTGTGATCGAAAAACCTTTTGGAAGAGACCTGGAAACTGCCAGAGAGCTGAACAGCATCCTGACCAGCATCTTTACCGAAAAACAGATTTATCGTATTGATCATTATCTGGGTAAGGAAACCGTTCAGAATATCATGGCCTTCCGTTTTGCCAACTCCTTCCTGGAACCACTATGGAACCGTACCTATATCGATCACGTACAAATCTCTGTAACGGAGCAATTGGGTGTGGGCGACAGAGGAGGTTATTATGAGGGTGCCGGTGCACTGAGAGACATGATCCAGAATCACCTGCTTCAACTGCTTTGTTTAATTGGCATGGAAACCCCGATTAACTTTGATGCAGATGAGATCAGAAATAAAAAAGTCGATGTATTGAAAGCAATGCGTCCGTTCAGTCCGGAAGACATCAGGTTCAGTACCGTTCGCGGTCAGTACACCAAAGGATGGGTAGAGGGAAAAGAAGTTCCGGGATACCGTCATGAAAATGGCGTTGATCCGGATTCAAATACAGAAACCTTTGCTGCCATCAAGTTCTTTGTAGACAACTGGCGCTGGCAGGGAATCCCTTTCTATGTACGTACAGGAAAGCGTTTATTCCAGACTTCGTCATTGATCACCATTCAGTTTAAAGATGTACCTCACCAGGTTTTCCCTTCGGGAGTAACCGAGCACTGGCAACAAAACAGACTGATCATCAGCATCCAGCCGGAAATGAGTATCCGTTTACAGGTTCAGGCAAAAAGACCGGGACTGGACATGGTTTTAAATCCTGTAGATATGGTTTTCGACTATAAAGGAACGTATACTGCTCAGGCACCGGAAGCTTACGAAACGTTGTTACTGGACGTAATGACTGGAGATCAGACCCAGTTTATGCGTGCAGATCAGGTAGAAAGTGCATGGGAATTGCTGATGCCGATCGTGAATGCATGGGAGACTAAAAAATCATTGAGCTTCCCTAACTATACTGCTGATTCATGGGGTCCGGAAGATGCGGAAGCTTTGATTGCAAGAGATGGCTTCCATTGGTTTACTTTACCACTGAATAAGGATTAA